The following proteins are co-located in the Manihot esculenta cultivar AM560-2 chromosome 9, M.esculenta_v8, whole genome shotgun sequence genome:
- the LOC110621869 gene encoding uncharacterized protein At4g14100 yields the protein MAFLAFKPISTTASTSLSILILLLVFSLSPLTRSSPEGEPTPTPWPHQFHAILFMNYSGILQKIDLWYDWPNGRNFNIIQHQLGKLLYDLEWNNGTSFFYTLDSNKECSSAQVEVGILRPNWLDGATYLGQKHVDGFLCNVWQKVDFIWYYEDVVTKRPVHWVFYTGREAHVMTFEVGAALEDAKWQAPAYCFDKQNTNAAGSAIADIGVLRGSVAQSM from the exons ATGGCCTTCCTCGCATTCAAGCCCATCTCCACCACTGCCTCTACCTCTCTCTCTATCCTGATCCTCCTCCTCGTCTTCTCCTTGTCTCCGTTGACCAGATCATCCCCAGAAGGAGAACCTACTCCTACGCCATGGCCGCACCAGTTCCACGCTATTCTGTTTATGAATTACAGCGGGATCCTCCAAAAGATCGATCTCTGGTACGATTGGCCCAACGGAAGAAACTTCAACATCATCCAGCACCAGCTGGGTAAGCTACTCTACGACCTAGAGTGGAACAACGGAACTTCCTTCTTTTACACCTTGGATTCCAATAAGGAGTGTTCCTCTGCCCAGGTGGAGGTTGGGATACTCCGCCCAAATTGGCTGGATGGAGCGACGTATCTTGGTCAGAAACACGTGGATGGCTTTCTGTGTAATGTGTGGCAGAAGGTGGATTTCATTTGGTACTATGAAGATGTAGTGACGAAGAGGCCCGTTCATTGGGTGTTCTACAcgg GGAGGGAGGCCCATGTGATGACGTTTGAAGTGGGAGCTGCGCTTGAGGATGCAAAATGGCAAGCCCCTGCCTATTGCTTTGACAAGCAGAACACTAACGCTGCTGGATCTGCCATCGCTGATATTGGTGTTTTGAGGGGTTCTGTAGCACAGTCAATGTGA